In Cicer arietinum cultivar CDC Frontier isolate Library 1 chromosome 7, Cicar.CDCFrontier_v2.0, whole genome shotgun sequence, a single window of DNA contains:
- the LOC101508806 gene encoding uncharacterized protein isoform X3, which translates to MDRQWRPNPNPIQYQNNLCPNCFIQHFPFCPSPPPPPPPNWPPPPPPPPQPHHQLQPNSNTTYDSDFDRTFKRPRIDDDQRRLKLIRDHGFNPPYPHHAYVTSPPPPQQQHRDAFPPPPPHIHNASNPIYHPQHHLHNAPYHGQFGVVHDVNFPFQHQQGNGNNNSHNLNARELHHPYPYPYPNGENTSQMEPSRFFNNMPPLPTSPPPPLPPMDPPVNQFKTYFSPPNKSPSLFPVTTSVAHEPHPLPQPYFHTSKPHHPEFSTGFPIQEPSKQYPGDAQSFSLNRLPAEKPKFVDASQLFRNPLRTSRPDHFVIVLRGLPGSGKSYLAKMLRDLEVENGGDAPRIHSMDEYFMTEVEKVEDNDGSKSSSSGRNKRPVTKKVMEYCYEPEMEEAYRSSMLKAFKKTVEEGFFTFIIVDDRNLRVADFAQFWATAKRSGYEVYILEATYKDPVGCAARNVHGFTQQDIEKMAEQWEEAPSLYLQLDVKSLFHGDDLTENRIQEVDMDMDDDLDDALPAAQGREANKAADPPVKDDESSIKGGKRWDAEDEHPTEVRDLGKSKWSEDFGEDGIYQTEGMKGNINALSGLIHQYGKERKSVHWGDQAGKTGFSIGTARKINALSLVIGPGAGYNLKSNRLPEEESPTRNSVEPKKHNTFQERIRAERESFKAVFDGRRPRIGLDVEED; encoded by the exons ATGGATCGTCAATGGCGTCCAAATCCCAATCCCATCCAATACCAAAACAATCTCTGCCCTAATTGCTTTATCCAACACTTTCCCTTTTGCCCCTCCCCTCCCCCTCCCCCTCCCCCTAATTGGccgccaccaccaccaccaccaccacaaccTCACCACCAACTTCAACCTAACTCTAACACCACTTACGACTCCGATTTCGATAGAACCTTCAAAAGACCAAGAATCGACGACGACCAACGAAGATTAAAGCTCATTCGTGATCACGGTTTCAATCCTCCATACCCTCACCACGCTTACGTCAcatcaccaccaccaccacaacaACAACACCGTGACGCATTTCCTCCTCCGCCACCACATATTCACAACGCTTCCAATCCAATTTACCATCCACAGCACCATCTTCACAATGCACCTTACCACGGTCAATTTGGCGTTGTTCACGATGTTAATTTTCCTTTTCAACATCAACAAGGGAATGGTAACAACAATAGTCATAACTTGAATGCAAGAGAATTGCATCATCCTTATCCATATCCTTACCCTAATGGCGAGAATACCAGTCAAATGGAACCTTCTAGATTCTTCAACAACATGCCTCCTCTTCCTACTTCTCCGCCGCCACCTCTTCCACCCATGGATCCACCCGTTAATCAATTCAAAACCTACTTTTCTCCACCTAACAAATCACCTTCTCTTTTTCCTGTTACTACTTCCGTTGCTCATGAACCTCACCCCTTACCTCAACCTTATTTTCACACTAGTAAACCGCACCATCCAGAATTTTCCACTGGATTTCCTATTCAG GAACCCTCGAAACAGTACCCGGGAGATGCTCAATCTTTTTCACTGAATCGATTACCTGCTGAGAAGCCTAAGTTTGTTGATGCTTCCCAATTATTCCGGAATCCACTTCGAACTTCACGTCCCGATCATTTTGTCATCGTACTCCGTGGTCTTCCAG GTAGTGGTAAGAGTTACTTGGCAAAGATGTTGCGTGATCTAGAGGTTGAAAATGGTGGTGATGCTCCACGAATTCATTCTATGGATGAATATTTTATGACTGAGGTTGAAAAG GTTGAGGATAATGATGGGTCAAAATCTTCAAGTTCAGGAAGAAACAAAAGGCCTGTAACAAAGAAGGTCATGGAGTATTGTTATGAACCTGAAATGGAGGAG GCTTATCGGTCAAGCATGTTGAAAGCATTCAAGAAAACTGTTGAGGAGGGTTTTTTTACCTTTATAATAG TGGATGACCGCAATCTGCGGGTAGCTGATTTTGCTCAATTTTGGGCAACTGCAAAG AGATCGGGTTACGAAGTTTACATTTTAGAAGCTACTTACAAGGACCCAGTG GGTTGTGCTGCAAGGAATGTCCATGGATTTACACAGCAAGACATAGAAAAGATGGCTGAGCAATGGGAAGAAGCTCCATCCTTGTATCTGCAGCTTGATGTGAAG TCACTATTTCATGGAGATGATCTAACAGAAAACAGAATACAGGAG GTTGACATGGATATGGACGATGATCTTGATGATGCTTTACCTGCAGCACAAGGCAGAGAAGCTAACAAAGCTGCTGACCCTCCTGTCAAGGATGATGAAA GTTCCATAAAGGGGGGGAAGAGATGGGATGCTGAAGATGAACATCCAACGGAAGTCAGAGATTTGGGTAAAAGCAAATGGTCAGAAGATTTTGGTGAAGATGGTATCTACCAAACAGAAGGTATGAAGGGCAATATTAATGCTCTGTCTGGGTTAATTCATCAATATGGCAAGGAACGAAAATCTGTACATTGGGGTGATCAG GCTGGCAAAACAGGATTTTCTATAGGCACTGCAAGGAAGATAAACGCATTGTCTTTAGTGATTGGACCTGGTGCTGGATACAACCTG AAGTCGAATCGTTTACCTGAAGAGGAAAGTCCAACCCGAAATAGTGTGGAACCAAAGAAGCACAACACATTTCAAGAAAGAATCCGGGCTGAACGTGAATCATTCAAAGCTGTCTTTGACGGGAGACGTCCACGTATTGGACTTGATGTGGAGGAGGACTGA
- the LOC101508806 gene encoding uncharacterized protein isoform X2: MDRQWRPNPNPIQYQNNLCPNCFIQHFPFCPSPPPPPPPNWPPPPPPPPQPHHQLQPNSNTTYDSDFDRTFKRPRIDDDQRRLKLIRDHGFNPPYPHHAYVTSPPPPQQQHRDAFPPPPPHIHNASNPIYHPQHHLHNAPYHGQFGVVHDVNFPFQHQQGNGNNNSHNLNARELHHPYPYPYPNGENTSQMEPSRFFNNMPPLPTSPPPPLPPMDPPVNQFKTYFSPPNKSPSLFPVTTSVAHEPHPLPQPYFHTSKPHHPEFSTGFPIQEPSKQYPGDAQSFSLNRLPAEKPKFVDASQLFRNPLRTSRPDHFVIVLRGLPGSGKSYLAKMLRDLEVENGGDAPRIHSMDEYFMTEVEDNDGSKSSSSGRNKRPVTKKVMEYCYEPEMEEAYRSSMLKAFKKTVEEGFFTFIIVDDRNLRVADFAQFWATAKRSGYEVYILEATYKDPVGCAARNVHGFTQQDIEKMAEQWEEAPSLYLQLDVKSLFHGDDLTENRIQEVDMDMDDDLDDALPAAQGREANKAADPPVKDDESSIKGGKRWDAEDEHPTEVRDLGKSKWSEDFGEDGIYQTEGMKGNINALSGLIHQYGKERKSVHWGDQAGKTGFSIGTARKINALSLVIGPGAGYNLCVYVQKSNRLPEEESPTRNSVEPKKHNTFQERIRAERESFKAVFDGRRPRIGLDVEED, translated from the exons ATGGATCGTCAATGGCGTCCAAATCCCAATCCCATCCAATACCAAAACAATCTCTGCCCTAATTGCTTTATCCAACACTTTCCCTTTTGCCCCTCCCCTCCCCCTCCCCCTCCCCCTAATTGGccgccaccaccaccaccaccaccacaaccTCACCACCAACTTCAACCTAACTCTAACACCACTTACGACTCCGATTTCGATAGAACCTTCAAAAGACCAAGAATCGACGACGACCAACGAAGATTAAAGCTCATTCGTGATCACGGTTTCAATCCTCCATACCCTCACCACGCTTACGTCAcatcaccaccaccaccacaacaACAACACCGTGACGCATTTCCTCCTCCGCCACCACATATTCACAACGCTTCCAATCCAATTTACCATCCACAGCACCATCTTCACAATGCACCTTACCACGGTCAATTTGGCGTTGTTCACGATGTTAATTTTCCTTTTCAACATCAACAAGGGAATGGTAACAACAATAGTCATAACTTGAATGCAAGAGAATTGCATCATCCTTATCCATATCCTTACCCTAATGGCGAGAATACCAGTCAAATGGAACCTTCTAGATTCTTCAACAACATGCCTCCTCTTCCTACTTCTCCGCCGCCACCTCTTCCACCCATGGATCCACCCGTTAATCAATTCAAAACCTACTTTTCTCCACCTAACAAATCACCTTCTCTTTTTCCTGTTACTACTTCCGTTGCTCATGAACCTCACCCCTTACCTCAACCTTATTTTCACACTAGTAAACCGCACCATCCAGAATTTTCCACTGGATTTCCTATTCAG GAACCCTCGAAACAGTACCCGGGAGATGCTCAATCTTTTTCACTGAATCGATTACCTGCTGAGAAGCCTAAGTTTGTTGATGCTTCCCAATTATTCCGGAATCCACTTCGAACTTCACGTCCCGATCATTTTGTCATCGTACTCCGTGGTCTTCCAG GTAGTGGTAAGAGTTACTTGGCAAAGATGTTGCGTGATCTAGAGGTTGAAAATGGTGGTGATGCTCCACGAATTCATTCTATGGATGAATATTTTATGACTGAG GTTGAGGATAATGATGGGTCAAAATCTTCAAGTTCAGGAAGAAACAAAAGGCCTGTAACAAAGAAGGTCATGGAGTATTGTTATGAACCTGAAATGGAGGAG GCTTATCGGTCAAGCATGTTGAAAGCATTCAAGAAAACTGTTGAGGAGGGTTTTTTTACCTTTATAATAG TGGATGACCGCAATCTGCGGGTAGCTGATTTTGCTCAATTTTGGGCAACTGCAAAG AGATCGGGTTACGAAGTTTACATTTTAGAAGCTACTTACAAGGACCCAGTG GGTTGTGCTGCAAGGAATGTCCATGGATTTACACAGCAAGACATAGAAAAGATGGCTGAGCAATGGGAAGAAGCTCCATCCTTGTATCTGCAGCTTGATGTGAAG TCACTATTTCATGGAGATGATCTAACAGAAAACAGAATACAGGAG GTTGACATGGATATGGACGATGATCTTGATGATGCTTTACCTGCAGCACAAGGCAGAGAAGCTAACAAAGCTGCTGACCCTCCTGTCAAGGATGATGAAA GTTCCATAAAGGGGGGGAAGAGATGGGATGCTGAAGATGAACATCCAACGGAAGTCAGAGATTTGGGTAAAAGCAAATGGTCAGAAGATTTTGGTGAAGATGGTATCTACCAAACAGAAGGTATGAAGGGCAATATTAATGCTCTGTCTGGGTTAATTCATCAATATGGCAAGGAACGAAAATCTGTACATTGGGGTGATCAG GCTGGCAAAACAGGATTTTCTATAGGCACTGCAAGGAAGATAAACGCATTGTCTTTAGTGATTGGACCTGGTGCTGGATACAACCTG TGTGTTTATGTACAGAAGTCGAATCGTTTACCTGAAGAGGAAAGTCCAACCCGAAATAGTGTGGAACCAAAGAAGCACAACACATTTCAAGAAAGAATCCGGGCTGAACGTGAATCATTCAAAGCTGTCTTTGACGGGAGACGTCCACGTATTGGACTTGATGTGGAGGAGGACTGA
- the LOC101490432 gene encoding probable pectate lyase P59, whose amino-acid sequence MEANKLRLLCFCVFYLALFPTLRASIAHDAQFWQTRAREAKQAAQKAYKPNPHDIALTFNKHVDKSFKSSNGTRRGLSKYTGPCLATNPIDKCWRCDPNWEKNRKKLANCALGFGHGTTGGKNGKIYVVTDSSDHDLINPKPGTLRHAVIQNEPLWIIFKHSMNIKLSSELIFTDNKTIDARGANVHISNGAQMTLQYVKNIIIHGLHIHDIKKGGGGLIRDSVNHYGYRSSSDGDAISLFGSSHVWIDHISLWNCDDGLIDVVEGSTAITISNCHMTRHNDVMLFGASDGYSGDKVLQVTVAFNHFGKGLIQRMPRCRWGFFHIVNNDYTQWVMYAIGGSQQPTILSQGNRFIAPNNPNAKEVTKRDYAAESVWKTWSWTSENDLMRNGAFFVQSGKKSGNFPKTDIKAKPGSYAASLTRFSGAIKCVVNKPC is encoded by the exons ATGGAAGCTAACAAGCTTAGATTGCTCtgtttttgtgtattttatcTTGCTTTATTCCCTACCCTTAGGGCTAGTATAGCTCACGACGCCCAATTTTGGCAAACACGAGCCCGTGAAGCTAAACAGGCTGCACAAAAAGCTTATAAACCAAACCCTCATGATATAGCTCTTACTTTCAATAAGCATGTCGACAA GAGTTTTAAAAGTTCCAATGGAACAAGGAGGGGTTTGTCCAAATACACTGGTCCATGCTTAGCCACAAATCCAATTGATAAATGTTGGAGATGTGATCCAAATTGGGAAAAGAATCGCAAGAAGCTAGCAAATTGTGCTCTTGGTTTTGGTCACGGCACAACAGGAGGCAAAAATGGAAAAATCTATGTTGTCACCGATTCATCAGACCATGATCTTATCAACCCAAAACCAGGAACATTGCGACATGCTGTCATTCAAAACGAGCCATTATGGATCATTTTTAAACATAGCATGAATATCAAATTGAGTTCAGAGCTTATATTCACCGATAACAAGACGATAGACGCACGTGGTGCAAATGTTCATATTAGTAATGGTGCTCAAATGACATTGCAATATgtgaaaaatattatcattcATGGATTACATATCCATGATATCAAAAAAGGTGGTGGTGGCCTCATTAGAGACTCCGTGAATCACTATGGTTATCGTTCGAGTAGCGATGGTGATGCAATTTCATTGTTTGGATCTAGTCATGTTTGGATAGATCATATTTCACTATGGAATTGTGACGATGGTTTGATTGATGTCGTAGAAGGATCAACAGCTATTACCATTTCTAACTGCCATATGACACGTCATAATGAT GTTATGTTATTTGGAGCAAGTGATGGATATTCAGGAGATAAAGTGTTGCAAGTAACTGTGGCATTCAACCATTTTGGAAAAGGATTGATACAAAGGATGCCAAGGTGTAGATGGGGTTTCTTTCATATTGTTAACAATGATTACACTCAATGGGTTATGTATGCCATTGGTGGTAGCCAACAACCCACAATCCTCAGTCAGGGTAATCGATTTATTGCTCCAAATAATCCAAATGCAAAAGAg GTGACAAAGAGGGACTATGCAGCTGAAAGTGTATGGAAGACATGGAGTTGGACATCAGAGAATGACTTGATGAGGAATGGAGCCTTCTTTGTTCAATCTGGAAAAAAGAGTGGAAATTTTCCAAAGACAGATATCAAGGCAAAACCTGGGAGTTATGCAGCAAGTCTTACACGCTTTTCAGGTGCTATTAAATGTGTAGTAAATAAGCCATGTTGA
- the LOC101491080 gene encoding uncharacterized protein: MQIITVSIIFLQYQFLTLILRFILVVILFFLFSMASVRSTPRVGVITPRARTPVVEEIVPNSDWTEDSLGHYLLVDLPEFRKEEVKLQVDSSGRIVVKGERQASEQKHVRFHLSFPAPVDSEIDKIAGKFDGGILYVTLPKQIAQEDSKESDTEKGGIEDVGRAEENDSHTTNADEEGRDPIQHVGHEEIEQKGNENGHIRDVSEQVIRKWDQETVLRNAVGVLRKNKGIVVTAVIAFSLGIYVSQKFQFSEAP; encoded by the exons ATGCAAATTATAACAGTGTCTATCATATTTCTTCAATACCAATTTCTTACATTAATCTTAAGGTTCATAttagttgttattttattttttttattctcaatGGCAAGCGTTAGAAGTACTCCCAGGGTTGGAGTAATAACACCTAGAGCACGCACTCCAGTTGTTGAAGAGATTGTACCTAATTCTGATTGGACAGAGGACTCTCTTGGCCATTATCTTCTAGTGGATCTTCCTG AATTCAGGAAGGAAGAGGTGAAGCTTCAGGTTGATAGCAGTGGCCGTATTGTTGTTAAGGGAGAAAGGCAAGCAAGTGAGCAGAAACATGTTCGTTTTCACCTGAGTTTTCCGGCACCAGTCGATTCTGAGATCGATAAGATAGCTGGAAAATTTGACGGCGGGATACTCTACGTGACTCTCCCAAAGCAAATTGCTCAAGAGGATAGCAAAGAAAGTGACACTGAGAAAGGTGGAATTGAAGATGTTGGAAGAGCAGAGGAAAATGATAGCCATACAACCAATGCTGATGAAGAAGGGAGAGATCCTATTCAACATGTTGGCCATgaagaaattgaacaaaaaggaaaTGAAAATGGCCACATAAGGGATGTTTCTGAACAAGTCATAAGGAAGTGGGATCAAGAAACCGTGTTAAGAAATGCAGTGGGTGTTttgaggaaaaacaaaggaattgTTGTAACTGCTGTTATAGCCTTCTCCTTGGGGATATATGTAtctcaaaaatttcaattttcagaAGCACCATAa
- the LOC101508806 gene encoding uncharacterized protein isoform X1, which yields MDRQWRPNPNPIQYQNNLCPNCFIQHFPFCPSPPPPPPPNWPPPPPPPPQPHHQLQPNSNTTYDSDFDRTFKRPRIDDDQRRLKLIRDHGFNPPYPHHAYVTSPPPPQQQHRDAFPPPPPHIHNASNPIYHPQHHLHNAPYHGQFGVVHDVNFPFQHQQGNGNNNSHNLNARELHHPYPYPYPNGENTSQMEPSRFFNNMPPLPTSPPPPLPPMDPPVNQFKTYFSPPNKSPSLFPVTTSVAHEPHPLPQPYFHTSKPHHPEFSTGFPIQEPSKQYPGDAQSFSLNRLPAEKPKFVDASQLFRNPLRTSRPDHFVIVLRGLPGSGKSYLAKMLRDLEVENGGDAPRIHSMDEYFMTEVEKVEDNDGSKSSSSGRNKRPVTKKVMEYCYEPEMEEAYRSSMLKAFKKTVEEGFFTFIIVDDRNLRVADFAQFWATAKRSGYEVYILEATYKDPVGCAARNVHGFTQQDIEKMAEQWEEAPSLYLQLDVKSLFHGDDLTENRIQEVDMDMDDDLDDALPAAQGREANKAADPPVKDDESSIKGGKRWDAEDEHPTEVRDLGKSKWSEDFGEDGIYQTEGMKGNINALSGLIHQYGKERKSVHWGDQAGKTGFSIGTARKINALSLVIGPGAGYNLCVYVQKSNRLPEEESPTRNSVEPKKHNTFQERIRAERESFKAVFDGRRPRIGLDVEED from the exons ATGGATCGTCAATGGCGTCCAAATCCCAATCCCATCCAATACCAAAACAATCTCTGCCCTAATTGCTTTATCCAACACTTTCCCTTTTGCCCCTCCCCTCCCCCTCCCCCTCCCCCTAATTGGccgccaccaccaccaccaccaccacaaccTCACCACCAACTTCAACCTAACTCTAACACCACTTACGACTCCGATTTCGATAGAACCTTCAAAAGACCAAGAATCGACGACGACCAACGAAGATTAAAGCTCATTCGTGATCACGGTTTCAATCCTCCATACCCTCACCACGCTTACGTCAcatcaccaccaccaccacaacaACAACACCGTGACGCATTTCCTCCTCCGCCACCACATATTCACAACGCTTCCAATCCAATTTACCATCCACAGCACCATCTTCACAATGCACCTTACCACGGTCAATTTGGCGTTGTTCACGATGTTAATTTTCCTTTTCAACATCAACAAGGGAATGGTAACAACAATAGTCATAACTTGAATGCAAGAGAATTGCATCATCCTTATCCATATCCTTACCCTAATGGCGAGAATACCAGTCAAATGGAACCTTCTAGATTCTTCAACAACATGCCTCCTCTTCCTACTTCTCCGCCGCCACCTCTTCCACCCATGGATCCACCCGTTAATCAATTCAAAACCTACTTTTCTCCACCTAACAAATCACCTTCTCTTTTTCCTGTTACTACTTCCGTTGCTCATGAACCTCACCCCTTACCTCAACCTTATTTTCACACTAGTAAACCGCACCATCCAGAATTTTCCACTGGATTTCCTATTCAG GAACCCTCGAAACAGTACCCGGGAGATGCTCAATCTTTTTCACTGAATCGATTACCTGCTGAGAAGCCTAAGTTTGTTGATGCTTCCCAATTATTCCGGAATCCACTTCGAACTTCACGTCCCGATCATTTTGTCATCGTACTCCGTGGTCTTCCAG GTAGTGGTAAGAGTTACTTGGCAAAGATGTTGCGTGATCTAGAGGTTGAAAATGGTGGTGATGCTCCACGAATTCATTCTATGGATGAATATTTTATGACTGAGGTTGAAAAG GTTGAGGATAATGATGGGTCAAAATCTTCAAGTTCAGGAAGAAACAAAAGGCCTGTAACAAAGAAGGTCATGGAGTATTGTTATGAACCTGAAATGGAGGAG GCTTATCGGTCAAGCATGTTGAAAGCATTCAAGAAAACTGTTGAGGAGGGTTTTTTTACCTTTATAATAG TGGATGACCGCAATCTGCGGGTAGCTGATTTTGCTCAATTTTGGGCAACTGCAAAG AGATCGGGTTACGAAGTTTACATTTTAGAAGCTACTTACAAGGACCCAGTG GGTTGTGCTGCAAGGAATGTCCATGGATTTACACAGCAAGACATAGAAAAGATGGCTGAGCAATGGGAAGAAGCTCCATCCTTGTATCTGCAGCTTGATGTGAAG TCACTATTTCATGGAGATGATCTAACAGAAAACAGAATACAGGAG GTTGACATGGATATGGACGATGATCTTGATGATGCTTTACCTGCAGCACAAGGCAGAGAAGCTAACAAAGCTGCTGACCCTCCTGTCAAGGATGATGAAA GTTCCATAAAGGGGGGGAAGAGATGGGATGCTGAAGATGAACATCCAACGGAAGTCAGAGATTTGGGTAAAAGCAAATGGTCAGAAGATTTTGGTGAAGATGGTATCTACCAAACAGAAGGTATGAAGGGCAATATTAATGCTCTGTCTGGGTTAATTCATCAATATGGCAAGGAACGAAAATCTGTACATTGGGGTGATCAG GCTGGCAAAACAGGATTTTCTATAGGCACTGCAAGGAAGATAAACGCATTGTCTTTAGTGATTGGACCTGGTGCTGGATACAACCTG TGTGTTTATGTACAGAAGTCGAATCGTTTACCTGAAGAGGAAAGTCCAACCCGAAATAGTGTGGAACCAAAGAAGCACAACACATTTCAAGAAAGAATCCGGGCTGAACGTGAATCATTCAAAGCTGTCTTTGACGGGAGACGTCCACGTATTGGACTTGATGTGGAGGAGGACTGA